The Eretmochelys imbricata isolate rEreImb1 chromosome 19, rEreImb1.hap1, whole genome shotgun sequence genome contains a region encoding:
- the RAB42 gene encoding ras-related protein Rab-42, which produces MELVPPPPVSHLNGNWHYQFRIILLGDSTVGKSSLLRCYAEGSFIPAPCPTVGVEFYSKMMELPPGIKVKLQLWDTAGQERFRCITRSFYRNAVGVLLVFDMTNRKSFEHIIEWYHEVASIQIMEKVIFLLIGHKSDLKSDCKVSTEEAEGLAASLGIGFIETSAKSNTNVDLAFETLTNTIYEALKNKEIDLQEGWDGVKVIHKRTCNPQKKRRKPQEKCHC; this is translated from the exons ATGGAGCTGGTGCCACCCCCTCCGGTCTCTCACCTGAATGGAAACTGGCACTACCAGTTCCGGATCATCCTGCTGGGGGATTCCACCGTGGGCAAGTCCTCCCTGCTGAGGTGCTACGCTGAGGGCTCCTTCATcccggctccctgccccaccGTGGGTGTGGAATTCTACAGCAAGATGATGGAGCTGCCTCCGGGCATCAAGGTGAAGCTGCAGCTTTGGGACACAGCTGGCCAGGAGAGATTCAG ATGCATCACCAGGTCTTTCTATCGGAATGCTGTGGGTGTGCTCCTTGTGTTTGACATGACCAACCGTAAGTCCTTCGAGCACATCATTGAGTGGTACCATGAAGTGGCCAGCATCCAAATTATGGAGAAGGTCATCTTCCTTCTGATTGGCCACAAAAGTGACTTGAAGTCAGACTGCAAAGTCTCCACTgaggaggcagaggggctggcagcCTCCCTGGGCATAGGCTTCATTGAAACATCTGCCAAAAGCAACACCAATGTGGACTTGGCCTTTGAGACCTTGACCAACACCATCTATGAGGCTCTGAAGAACAAGGAGATCGATCTGCAGGAAGGCTGGGATGGGGTGAAGGTGATTCACAAGAGAACCTGCAATCCCCAGAAGAAGAGGCGAAAACCACAAGAAAAATGCCACTGTTAA